The Lewinellaceae bacterium genome has a segment encoding these proteins:
- the ruvA gene encoding Holliday junction branch migration protein RuvA, which translates to MITYIKGAITFKNPAFIVVEAGGIGYHINISLHTYSQIEKLEQVKILTYLNIKEDSHTLYGFAEHNERSLFTLLLSVTGIGPSTARLALSSMTPEDLRNAILSENVAAFKQVKGVGPKTAKRIILDLKDKLLKESGDELITFSPQDNTIRDEALSAMLALGFNRIHVQKALNKILKEQSDVDSVESLIKIALKRLS; encoded by the coding sequence ATGATCACCTACATAAAAGGAGCCATTACATTCAAGAATCCTGCTTTTATCGTCGTCGAGGCGGGAGGTATAGGTTACCATATCAATATTAGTTTGCATACCTATTCCCAAATTGAAAAACTGGAGCAGGTCAAAATCCTTACTTACCTGAATATTAAGGAAGATTCCCATACCCTGTATGGGTTTGCCGAACACAATGAGCGCAGCCTTTTTACTTTGTTATTGTCTGTAACAGGCATTGGGCCGAGTACCGCAAGGCTTGCACTTTCTTCCATGACCCCTGAGGATCTTAGAAACGCCATATTATCTGAAAATGTGGCGGCCTTCAAGCAGGTCAAAGGAGTCGGTCCCAAAACAGCAAAACGGATCATCCTGGACCTGAAAGACAAACTGCTCAAGGAAAGCGGTGATGAGCTAATTACTTTTTCCCCACAAGACAATACAATCAGGGATGAAGCGTTATCTGCAATGTTGGCTTTGGGATTCAACAGGATCCATGTTCAAAAAGCGCTCAATAAAATATTGAAGGAACAATCAGATGTTGATTCAGTAGAATCATTGATTAAAATTGCGCTAAAGAGACTATCATAA
- a CDS encoding CapA family protein: MMCKLKYVFSAVLFCITAASAFGQSDKKIKIIFAGDIMMHQGQLESAEVKGKEMYDFSECFKYIRPVLQQADLAIGNLELTLPGNPPYLGYPIFRSPDMLAGALRSAGFDMMLTANNHSNDALLEGLLHTIEALDSAGFYQTGTFESEEDRAAFYPLVVYKKGFKLVFLNYTYGTNNPRDFPPAIVNKTDETQIEKDMKEARALSPDGIIVCMHWGKEYTEEPLETEENLAAKLLEWGATMVIGSHPHVVQPVKQFKTGERQSDTRLVAYSLGNFISGQVKLHTDGGILLEVELTKNENQRKAYISGYNFIPIWRYVHKGDKKVFQTLPISMFENENNLLDMSKTDRARMMSYAKYIRDKMNAFNCRERKISLQDIE, encoded by the coding sequence ATGATGTGTAAACTTAAATACGTTTTTTCGGCTGTATTATTTTGCATTACAGCAGCTTCTGCTTTTGGGCAGTCAGACAAAAAAATAAAAATAATTTTCGCCGGAGATATTATGATGCACCAGGGACAGCTGGAGTCCGCTGAGGTGAAGGGGAAGGAAATGTACGATTTTTCGGAATGTTTTAAGTATATACGCCCGGTGTTGCAGCAGGCTGACCTGGCTATCGGAAACCTTGAACTCACCCTTCCCGGAAATCCTCCGTATTTGGGCTATCCCATATTTCGAAGCCCGGATATGCTGGCCGGAGCATTGAGATCTGCCGGGTTCGATATGATGCTGACTGCCAATAATCATTCAAACGATGCATTGCTGGAAGGCCTCCTGCATACCATAGAAGCTTTGGATAGCGCCGGGTTTTACCAGACAGGTACTTTCGAGAGCGAAGAAGACCGCGCTGCTTTTTACCCGCTTGTGGTGTATAAAAAAGGCTTTAAACTCGTTTTTTTGAATTATACTTACGGAACCAATAACCCTCGTGACTTTCCGCCGGCGATTGTCAATAAAACGGATGAAACCCAAATTGAAAAGGATATGAAAGAAGCCAGGGCATTGTCGCCTGATGGTATCATCGTTTGTATGCATTGGGGCAAAGAGTATACGGAAGAACCTCTGGAAACGGAAGAAAATTTAGCGGCTAAACTCTTGGAATGGGGAGCCACAATGGTCATTGGATCACATCCTCATGTGGTGCAACCGGTGAAACAGTTTAAAACAGGGGAAAGACAATCAGATACCAGGCTGGTGGCTTATTCCCTGGGGAATTTTATTTCAGGCCAGGTAAAACTTCATACTGATGGCGGAATTTTACTGGAAGTGGAGCTGACCAAAAATGAAAACCAGCGTAAAGCTTACATTTCAGGGTATAATTTTATCCCCATTTGGCGCTATGTTCACAAAGGGGACAAAAAAGTATTCCAGACCCTTCCCATCTCCATGTTTGAAAACGAAAATAATCTATTGGATATGTCGAAAACCGACAGGGCCCGGATGATGTCTTATGCAAAATACATCCGTGATAAGATGAATGCTTTTAATTGCCGGGAAAGAAAAATATCTTTGCAGGATATAGAGTAG
- the lipA gene encoding lipoyl synthase: MQELPIVQKEPRPKKPDWLRVKLPMGEDYRNVRSIVDQYKLHTICQSGNCPNMGECWGAGTATFMILGNVCTRSCSFCAVKTGRPTEYDEEEPLRVAEAIKLMRVKHAVLTSVNRDELKDKGAEIWYQTVKLTKEFSPEITIETLIPDVRADWEALERMISAGQEVVSHNMETVESLYRKVRPQARYARSLEQIKRTKAYGKRTKSGIMAGLGETDEDVWRLMDDLLEHGCDVLTIGQYLQPTKMHLDVVTFVHPDKFAEYKEVGLAKGFDVVESSPLVRSSYHAEKHL; this comes from the coding sequence ATGCAAGAATTACCAATTGTACAGAAAGAACCCAGGCCTAAAAAGCCGGACTGGTTGAGGGTTAAACTGCCCATGGGGGAAGATTACAGGAATGTCAGGAGTATCGTAGATCAATACAAACTGCATACTATATGCCAGAGCGGTAATTGCCCCAATATGGGCGAGTGCTGGGGCGCCGGAACGGCAACCTTTATGATTTTGGGAAATGTATGTACCCGCTCGTGTTCTTTTTGCGCCGTAAAAACCGGGCGCCCGACAGAATACGATGAAGAGGAACCTTTACGGGTGGCGGAAGCCATAAAACTGATGCGCGTCAAACACGCTGTTTTGACTTCTGTCAATCGGGACGAGCTCAAGGATAAAGGAGCGGAGATCTGGTACCAGACAGTTAAACTCACCAAAGAATTTTCACCTGAAATTACTATAGAAACATTGATTCCGGATGTTCGGGCCGACTGGGAGGCATTGGAGCGTATGATCAGTGCCGGACAGGAGGTCGTTTCTCATAATATGGAAACAGTGGAATCCCTCTACCGTAAGGTGAGGCCTCAGGCTAGATACGCCCGCAGCCTGGAGCAGATCAAACGTACAAAAGCATACGGCAAGCGCACCAAATCGGGCATTATGGCAGGGCTGGGCGAAACAGATGAAGACGTATGGCGCCTGATGGATGATCTCCTGGAGCACGGTTGTGATGTCCTTACCATTGGCCAATACCTTCAACCTACAAAGATGCACCTCGATGTGGTAACATTTGTGCATCCCGACAAATTTGCCGAATACAAGGAAGTAGGTCTGGCTAAAGGATTCGACGTGGTGGAAAGTTCCCCTCTCGTACGCTCATCCTACCACGCAGAAAAACATTTATAA
- the sprA gene encoding cell surface protein SprA, translated as MRRVFLPFSLFCVIIAGAISAIGNKPDMEDPYEVDYVKASPQDTIPPPAPRYEDFINGAGNNPFDLQDPAAVEQQIEYDPATGNYIITETIGNDYFRPPTYMTFDEYMEYRRKKEEDNYFKQLMGVSVDGDDSVRDPIEKLDIEYNPLDKLFGGTTVDIRPQGSIDLKFGVDYQFTDNPILTNRQAKNANFDFDMDIKMNVTGKIGEKLSLTTNYNSAATFNFDNQIKLDYNSDLFGEDDIIKRIEAGNVGLPLRGTLIQGAQSLFGIKTELQFGHLRLTAIASQQQSKNETIRLEGGSQLQEFEAPVDQYDENRHFFLSHYSRDHYEEALARMPYINSLMQIKNLEVWITNDRREVENVRDIVALADLGESEAANLVNPGAVNILPGFPDIEGKPLPENEANDLYSKLRQTPNIKQIDKTVTVLTTQFNLEQGRDFEKVSARKLSPTEYTFNPLLGFISLNINVQPDQVLGVHYTYDYNGKVYAVGEQSTSNSDVSSDTTDLTPEVLFVKMLKSTTQQTDIPTWDLMMKNVYSIGAYQVENEDFKLDIYYDDPGKGLKRFLPTSALAGKPLLEVFNMDRLNSQNDPQPDGRFDFVPGTTINPSNGRIYFPVLEPFGDALEAQFGTDQEAIDKYVYQDLYTQTSFQAIENAEKNRFVIKGSYKSSVSSEISLGAFNIPEGSVRVSAGGTQLIEYKDYEVDYSTGRLKILNDAILASGAPINISFEDNTLFGFQQKTMLGLRADYEVSKNLNIGATALKLFERPFTPKVNIGEDPVNNSIFGLDVNFSKEVPWITKMVNGIPLISTKAPSSINVSAEAAYLKPGHARAINQSKEDKSGVVYLDDFEGSASSLDMRTPANKWFLSSVPHNDNANNNPLFPESQADSIFSGVNRARLNWYRLFTDSGGGQQGETAPYTSIVPQDEVFPNKQITPNQLNTVRTLNLAFNPRARGPYNFDPPSGTPWSAGMVPEGDTIRLLDPETRWGGMMRELQTSDFQTANIEFLEFWMLSPFLDDNDAREPASNANNRQGTLYINLGNISEDVLQDSRKFFENGLPRDANDLNRRIDDTPWGVVPVNNPVAPAFDNTSEEARTNQDVGLDGLDRAGEVAKFSGYLDGIRAVNSNVADAIEMDPSNDDFKYYTDPSFGDNVSVTDRYKFFNNPEGNSKANRDNATRQSSTNSPDAEDINGDNSLNESESYYQYEIPIRFDATNPREIEISDTSFVTDRLEAPNGRIWYRFRIPLRTEQKKAIGGITGFRSIRFMRMYMHGFNDPVVLRFASLDLVRNQWRRYTKTDSLSHIGTPDCGPIVLDVDAVNIEENSSRTPFAYTLPLGIQREQSVGVFSTLQNEQSLVLHVENLCDGAAQGVFKVIEQDLRVYEKLKMFVHAEELEEMPEVPNEALSIFIRMGSDIQNNYYEYEIPLVMSDPTAGAITGGIPTSSPYKAEVWRSENEFDFALKLLKDLKKDRNANQISLTNEYRLKVPGTNNHYYAVKGNPNLGRVKMAMIGIRNTYDDGMGDPYSAEVWVNELRLTGLDERGGFAGLARMDVQLADLGNLSVAGNFNSVGFGALDDQVAERSRERITGYDMSVNLNVDKFLPQDWGIRLPFYGQISNVTSTPEYDPYDLDIPLKENLDLTSNQDSIKALAQDVTSIKAFNFTNVRKERTGGGDSKPKPWDVENFSASYAYTDTKKRDPLVEFEHEKLYKASLDYGYSHSPKYIEPFKGIKNKNLKLISEINLNPIPNSFTFSNYFDRKFNTIRYRFTGLDDVYNTYYAKYFKWERDYALNWNFTKALKFNFDALASATIDEPDERQMLLNPGIENVNRYRRDSIVTNIKDLGRPKNYTHNISLNYTLPIRYLPFMDWTTVRAQYKSSYTWTAGSVVENYLGLGNIIQNSQDRQINADLNFVKLYDSFDYLKGINRPARSTSKTSKSRDDDKKDKETPSKDEKNKKKKSAGPSQIERVLIRPLLLVRRAKFDYSERFQTVIPGFIPISGILGMSSGFGDPGLAFVAGAQPKIRTLNEADRYGSQDWLFNNRGFVTDSVRLNQKVIQRYTQGYDGRLSLEPLPDFKIDIDISRSYTQDFEERFKRVDYASADKSHTGVSLGGSMTVSYSALQTLFTDSTGTENLFRTFKRNQVALSQRLGTGVHEDPSLAESGYADGYGQNQQDILIPAFIAAYTQQDPLTMDLNIFNILPKVNWKIDYNGLSKIPALKDIFSKFSFSHGYKSTLTINRYVTNDLYDRYYDAGTGQSRDAFSEGGTGNFYSRLEIPQIEIQEAFSPLIGIDMTLQNGLTFKLDYNKMRSLSLSAVNNLLSERQSKEISIASGYRIRDVDIPFLTGSNKKKKGKSSKDDPKEEDAKGAAGGRGGKRGGGSSSLDVRDLDFQFDFSLRDDVTYARKLDLSTSDPTRGSYALSFSPSVEYKLNKRLSLRLFFDYRKNIPKTSAGYKRIDSSGGVVVRFEL; from the coding sequence ATGAGAAGAGTTTTTTTACCGTTCAGTCTGTTTTGTGTTATTATCGCCGGGGCTATTTCAGCTATCGGGAACAAACCAGATATGGAAGATCCTTATGAAGTTGATTATGTGAAGGCTTCCCCACAGGATACTATCCCGCCTCCGGCGCCTCGTTATGAAGATTTTATTAATGGAGCAGGTAATAATCCATTTGATCTCCAGGACCCTGCAGCCGTTGAGCAACAAATTGAGTATGATCCGGCAACGGGCAACTACATTATTACCGAAACCATCGGCAATGATTATTTTCGCCCGCCTACTTACATGACTTTTGACGAGTATATGGAGTATCGCCGAAAAAAGGAAGAAGACAATTATTTCAAACAACTCATGGGGGTGAGTGTTGATGGTGATGATAGTGTTCGGGATCCTATTGAAAAACTGGATATCGAATACAATCCACTGGATAAACTTTTTGGCGGAACTACCGTTGATATCCGCCCGCAGGGAAGTATTGACCTCAAATTTGGCGTCGACTACCAGTTTACCGACAACCCCATTCTCACCAACCGCCAGGCGAAAAATGCCAATTTTGATTTCGATATGGATATCAAAATGAACGTGACTGGAAAGATCGGGGAAAAATTGAGCCTTACGACCAATTATAATTCCGCCGCCACCTTCAATTTTGACAACCAGATCAAACTCGACTACAACTCCGACCTTTTCGGGGAAGATGATATTATCAAAAGAATTGAGGCCGGTAACGTGGGCTTGCCATTGAGAGGAACGTTGATCCAGGGGGCACAAAGCCTTTTCGGGATCAAAACGGAATTGCAGTTTGGCCACCTCCGGCTTACGGCAATTGCCTCCCAGCAACAATCAAAAAATGAGACCATCCGCCTCGAAGGTGGAAGCCAGCTGCAGGAATTTGAAGCTCCCGTGGATCAGTACGATGAAAACCGCCACTTCTTTCTCTCTCACTACAGCAGGGATCATTACGAAGAAGCCCTGGCCCGGATGCCTTACATCAATTCATTAATGCAGATAAAAAATCTTGAGGTATGGATCACTAATGATCGGCGAGAAGTGGAAAATGTCCGGGATATCGTTGCCTTGGCAGATTTGGGAGAATCAGAAGCCGCCAACCTGGTGAATCCTGGTGCTGTGAACATACTTCCGGGATTCCCGGATATCGAAGGCAAACCCCTTCCGGAAAATGAGGCCAACGACCTGTATAGCAAGTTGAGGCAAACGCCCAATATCAAGCAGATCGATAAGACCGTAACTGTCCTGACTACCCAGTTCAACCTCGAGCAGGGTCGTGATTTTGAAAAGGTGAGCGCCCGTAAGCTGAGCCCTACGGAATATACTTTTAACCCGCTGCTCGGGTTTATTTCCCTGAACATCAACGTACAGCCTGACCAGGTACTGGGTGTGCACTATACCTACGATTACAACGGTAAGGTTTATGCGGTGGGGGAACAGTCGACTTCCAATTCCGACGTAAGCTCCGATACCACCGACCTGACCCCGGAAGTACTTTTTGTGAAAATGCTGAAGAGCACCACCCAGCAGACAGACATTCCCACCTGGGATCTGATGATGAAAAACGTTTATTCCATCGGGGCCTACCAGGTAGAGAACGAAGATTTTAAACTCGATATTTATTACGATGACCCGGGAAAAGGATTGAAGCGATTTTTACCAACGAGTGCTTTGGCCGGAAAGCCGCTTTTGGAAGTCTTCAACATGGACCGTTTGAATTCCCAAAATGACCCTCAGCCCGATGGCCGTTTTGACTTTGTGCCGGGAACCACGATCAACCCTTCCAACGGTAGAATTTACTTTCCTGTTCTTGAGCCTTTCGGCGATGCGCTGGAAGCACAGTTCGGGACCGACCAGGAAGCCATAGACAAATACGTTTACCAGGATCTTTATACCCAAACCTCTTTTCAGGCCATTGAAAATGCCGAAAAAAACAGGTTTGTCATCAAAGGTTCCTATAAATCCAGCGTCTCTTCTGAAATTTCCCTCGGGGCCTTCAATATTCCGGAAGGATCTGTCCGGGTGAGTGCCGGAGGTACCCAGCTGATCGAATACAAAGATTACGAAGTAGATTACAGCACCGGTCGTTTGAAGATACTCAACGATGCCATCCTGGCTTCCGGAGCCCCAATCAATATCTCCTTCGAAGATAATACCCTTTTCGGTTTCCAGCAAAAGACGATGCTTGGATTGAGAGCCGACTACGAGGTAAGTAAAAACCTGAATATCGGGGCAACAGCCCTTAAACTTTTTGAAAGACCGTTTACGCCTAAAGTGAATATAGGAGAAGATCCGGTCAACAACAGTATTTTTGGGCTGGATGTGAATTTTAGCAAGGAGGTTCCCTGGATCACCAAGATGGTCAACGGTATTCCACTGATTTCCACTAAAGCGCCTTCAAGTATCAATGTTTCAGCAGAGGCAGCCTATTTAAAACCCGGCCACGCCCGTGCCATCAACCAATCCAAGGAAGATAAGAGCGGTGTCGTTTATCTCGATGATTTCGAGGGCAGTGCCAGCAGCCTGGACATGCGTACCCCGGCCAATAAGTGGTTCTTGTCGAGTGTGCCGCACAATGATAACGCAAATAACAACCCACTGTTCCCTGAATCTCAGGCGGACAGTATTTTCTCCGGCGTCAACCGTGCGCGGCTGAACTGGTACCGTCTGTTTACCGATTCAGGAGGTGGACAACAGGGAGAAACGGCTCCTTATACGAGCATCGTTCCACAGGATGAGGTGTTCCCCAATAAACAGATTACCCCTAACCAGCTTAATACGGTAAGAACATTAAACCTGGCTTTCAACCCTCGTGCCCGCGGACCTTATAATTTCGATCCTCCGTCAGGAACCCCCTGGTCAGCAGGAATGGTGCCCGAAGGAGATACCATCCGCCTGCTTGACCCCGAAACAAGATGGGGGGGGATGATGCGCGAATTGCAGACCAGTGATTTTCAGACGGCCAATATCGAATTCCTGGAATTCTGGATGCTAAGCCCGTTTTTGGACGACAACGATGCCCGGGAACCCGCATCCAATGCCAACAATCGTCAGGGTACCCTGTACATCAACCTCGGAAATATTTCCGAGGACGTTTTACAGGATTCCCGTAAGTTCTTTGAAAACGGGTTGCCGCGTGATGCCAATGATTTGAACCGCAGGATCGATGATACTCCATGGGGCGTGGTGCCGGTGAACAACCCGGTAGCCCCGGCTTTTGACAATACTTCAGAGGAGGCGCGCACCAACCAGGATGTGGGGCTGGACGGACTTGATCGTGCCGGGGAGGTGGCAAAATTCAGTGGCTACCTGGATGGTATTAGGGCGGTTAATTCCAATGTGGCAGATGCCATTGAAATGGATCCATCCAACGATGACTTTAAATACTATACGGACCCTTCGTTTGGGGACAATGTATCAGTGACTGATCGGTATAAATTTTTCAATAACCCTGAGGGCAACTCAAAAGCCAACAGGGATAATGCGACGCGCCAGTCTTCCACCAACAGCCCGGATGCAGAAGATATTAACGGCGACAACTCGCTGAACGAATCGGAAAGTTACTACCAGTACGAAATTCCTATTCGTTTTGATGCCACCAACCCTCGTGAAATAGAAATTTCCGATACGTCTTTTGTCACGGATCGTCTGGAAGCTCCGAACGGTAGGATTTGGTACCGCTTCCGTATTCCGTTGCGTACCGAACAAAAGAAAGCTATCGGAGGGATTACCGGTTTCCGGAGCATTCGCTTCATGCGTATGTACATGCACGGTTTCAACGATCCTGTAGTACTCCGTTTTGCCTCACTCGACCTGGTGCGTAACCAGTGGAGGAGATATACTAAAACCGACAGCCTCAGTCACATCGGAACCCCTGACTGTGGGCCGATAGTATTGGATGTCGATGCGGTAAACATCGAAGAAAACAGCAGCCGGACCCCCTTTGCCTATACCCTGCCTTTGGGGATTCAGCGGGAACAGTCGGTTGGTGTTTTTAGCACCCTCCAAAATGAGCAATCGCTCGTATTACATGTGGAAAACCTTTGTGATGGCGCCGCCCAGGGTGTATTTAAGGTGATAGAACAGGATTTGCGGGTATATGAAAAATTAAAAATGTTCGTCCACGCGGAGGAACTTGAGGAAATGCCAGAGGTTCCGAATGAAGCCCTTTCTATTTTCATTCGAATGGGAAGTGACATTCAGAATAACTACTACGAGTATGAAATTCCGTTAGTCATGTCAGATCCCACTGCCGGCGCTATAACGGGAGGAATTCCGACTTCGAGCCCCTACAAAGCGGAAGTCTGGAGGAGTGAGAACGAGTTCGATTTTGCACTAAAATTACTCAAGGATCTTAAAAAGGATCGTAATGCCAACCAGATCAGCCTGACGAATGAATACCGGCTCAAGGTACCCGGTACCAATAATCATTATTATGCAGTAAAGGGAAATCCCAATCTGGGCCGCGTTAAAATGGCGATGATCGGTATTCGTAATACTTATGATGATGGCATGGGAGATCCTTATTCGGCAGAGGTTTGGGTCAACGAGCTTCGCCTGACCGGTTTGGATGAGCGGGGTGGTTTTGCCGGATTGGCACGTATGGACGTACAGCTGGCGGATCTGGGAAATCTAAGTGTGGCAGGTAATTTCAATTCCGTTGGTTTTGGTGCCCTGGACGACCAGGTGGCCGAACGTAGCCGCGAACGTATTACCGGTTATGATATGTCGGTAAACCTTAACGTGGATAAATTCCTGCCTCAGGATTGGGGTATCAGGTTGCCTTTCTACGGGCAAATTTCCAATGTGACCTCAACGCCGGAATACGATCCTTATGATTTGGATATTCCGCTGAAGGAAAACCTGGATCTGACTTCGAATCAGGATTCCATCAAGGCTTTGGCCCAGGATGTGACGAGCATCAAGGCCTTTAACTTTACCAATGTCCGCAAGGAACGAACCGGCGGGGGAGATAGCAAACCCAAACCCTGGGATGTGGAAAATTTCAGCGCCAGTTATGCCTATACGGATACCAAAAAGCGGGATCCGCTGGTAGAATTCGAACATGAAAAACTCTACAAGGCTTCGTTGGATTATGGCTATAGCCACAGTCCGAAATACATCGAACCTTTCAAAGGCATAAAGAATAAAAATCTAAAGCTGATCTCGGAGATCAACCTCAACCCTATTCCCAACAGTTTTACGTTCAGTAATTATTTCGATCGGAAATTTAATACGATACGTTATCGTTTTACAGGGCTGGATGATGTTTACAATACCTATTACGCCAAATATTTTAAGTGGGAGAGGGATTACGCCCTAAACTGGAACTTTACCAAAGCACTAAAATTCAATTTTGATGCACTGGCTTCGGCCACCATTGACGAACCGGATGAACGGCAGATGTTGCTCAATCCCGGGATCGAAAATGTGAACCGCTATCGCCGGGACAGTATCGTTACCAATATTAAGGATTTGGGACGCCCCAAGAATTACACCCATAATATCAGCCTGAATTATACGCTGCCTATTCGTTATCTTCCCTTTATGGACTGGACGACGGTCAGGGCGCAGTATAAATCCAGTTATACCTGGACGGCAGGTTCTGTCGTGGAGAATTACCTCGGATTGGGAAATATCATTCAGAACAGCCAGGATAGACAGATCAATGCAGATCTTAATTTTGTCAAGCTCTACGATAGTTTTGATTATCTCAAGGGCATCAATCGACCGGCAAGAAGTACTTCCAAAACATCAAAGTCGAGGGATGACGATAAAAAAGATAAAGAAACGCCCTCCAAAGATGAAAAGAATAAGAAGAAAAAGAGTGCAGGACCTTCCCAGATCGAGAGGGTGTTGATCAGGCCATTGCTGTTGGTTCGTAGAGCAAAATTTGATTATTCCGAACGCTTCCAGACGGTTATTCCAGGGTTTATCCCTATTTCAGGTATCCTCGGAATGTCTTCCGGGTTTGGCGATCCGGGTCTTGCTTTTGTTGCCGGGGCGCAACCGAAGATCAGGACGCTGAATGAAGCAGACCGCTATGGCAGTCAGGACTGGTTGTTCAACAATCGTGGATTTGTCACAGACAGCGTTCGCCTGAATCAAAAAGTTATTCAGCGATACACTCAGGGTTACGACGGGCGTTTGAGCCTTGAACCGCTCCCGGATTTTAAAATAGACATTGATATCAGCCGTTCCTATACACAGGATTTTGAAGAGCGTTTTAAAAGAGTAGATTATGCTTCTGCCGATAAAAGCCACACCGGGGTTAGCCTGGGAGGTTCGATGACGGTTTCTTATTCAGCACTTCAGACGTTGTTTACGGATAGTACGGGAACGGAGAACTTGTTCCGGACTTTTAAAAGGAACCAGGTCGCGTTATCGCAACGATTGGGCACAGGAGTCCATGAGGATCCGAGTCTTGCAGAAAGCGGTTATGCAGACGGGTACGGGCAGAACCAGCAGGACATCCTCATTCCGGCATTCATTGCGGCTTATACACAACAGGATCCGCTGACTATGGATCTCAATATTTTCAATATTCTTCCGAAGGTTAACTGGAAGATCGACTACAACGGGTTGTCCAAAATTCCGGCACTCAAAGATATTTTCAGCAAATTCAGCTTCTCTCACGGATATAAGTCCACCCTGACCATTAACAGGTATGTGACCAACGACCTTTATGATCGTTATTATGATGCAGGAACGGGACAGTCGAGAGATGCTTTCTCTGAAGGCGGAACAGGAAACTTCTATTCCCGCCTGGAGATTCCTCAGATAGAAATCCAGGAAGCTTTCTCTCCGTTGATCGGAATTGATATGACGTTGCAAAACGGATTGACGTTTAAACTGGATTATAATAAGATGAGGTCATTATCGCTGAGTGCAGTAAACAACCTGCTCAGTGAGCGCCAGTCCAAGGAAATTTCCATCGCTTCAGGTTACCGGATAAGGGATGTGGATATTCCGTTCCTGACGGGAAGCAACAAAAAGAAAAAAGGGAAGTCTTCAAAGGATGATCCAAAAGAAGAAGATGCAAAAGGAGCCGCTGGCGGACGTGGCGGAAAACGCGGTGGCGGAAGCAGCTCCCTTGATGTGAGAGATCTCGATTTTCAGTTCGACTTCTCCCTTCGCGATGACGTAACCTATGCCCGTAAGCTGGACCTGAGTACGTCAGACCCGACGAGAGGTAGTTATGCTTTGTCTTTCTCCCCATCAGTTGAATACAAGCTGAACAAGCGTTTGTCGTTACGCTTATTCTTCGATTACCGTAAGAATATACCCAAGACATCGGCAGGTTATAAGCGGATCGATTCCTCGGGAGGTGTCGTGGTCAGATTTGAATTGTAA
- a CDS encoding dihydrofolate reductase: MMVSAIVAVAENGVIGRDNDIPWRLSNDLKYFKRTTLDHHIIMGRNNFLSIGRPLPQRTNIIITRNLFYAVDGCLIAHSVEEALGIAFENGEEDAFIIGGAMIYELSMPYWDRLYLTRVHAEVEGDVFFPKLDMDEWELVSSENHHADEKNEYDYTFLVYERKGNEDAEEEE; the protein is encoded by the coding sequence ATGATGGTATCCGCAATTGTAGCCGTGGCTGAAAACGGGGTGATCGGCAGAGACAATGACATTCCCTGGCGACTTTCCAACGATCTGAAGTATTTCAAGAGAACAACGCTTGATCATCATATTATCATGGGGCGCAACAATTTTCTTTCCATAGGAAGGCCCCTTCCCCAACGAACCAATATCATTATCACAAGAAATCTTTTTTATGCTGTCGATGGCTGCTTGATCGCCCATTCTGTGGAAGAGGCGCTGGGAATAGCTTTTGAGAATGGGGAAGAAGATGCTTTTATTATTGGCGGAGCAATGATCTATGAACTCAGCATGCCTTATTGGGACCGGCTTTATCTTACGAGGGTTCATGCGGAGGTGGAAGGTGATGTTTTTTTTCCAAAGCTCGATATGGACGAATGGGAACTTGTTTCTTCTGAGAATCACCATGCAGACGAAAAAAACGAATACGATTATACGTTCCTGGTTTATGAGCGGAAGGGAAATGAGGATGCAGAAGAGGAGGAATAG